Proteins encoded by one window of Rhinolophus ferrumequinum isolate MPI-CBG mRhiFer1 chromosome 13, mRhiFer1_v1.p, whole genome shotgun sequence:
- the FABP1 gene encoding fatty acid-binding protein, liver encodes MNFSGKYQVQSQENFEAFMKAIGLPDDLIQKGKDIKGVSEIVQNGKHFKLTITTGSKVIQNEFTIGEECELEIMTGEKVKAVVQMEGDNKLVTSFKGIKSITELNGDTITNTMTLGNIVFKRVSKRI; translated from the exons ATGAACTTCTCCGGCAAGTACCAAGTGCAAAGCCAGGAAAACTTTGAGGCATTCATGAAGGCAATTG GTCTGCCTGACGACCTCATCCAGAAGGGCAAGGACATCAAGGGAGTGTCGGAAATTGTGCAGAACGGGAAGCACTTCAAGCTCACCATCACCACTGGGTCCAAAGTTATCCAAAACGAGTTCACCATCGGGGAGGAATGTGAGCTGGAGATCATGACTGGGGAGAAGGTCAAG GCAGTGGTTCAGATGGAAGGTGACAATAAACTGGTGACAAGTTTCAAAGGCATCAAGTCCATCACCGAACTCAACGGAGACACAATCACCAAT aCCATGACATTGGGTAACATTGTCTTCAAGAGAGTCAGCAAGAGAATTTAG